GCCCTTCTCCTGATTGCCTCCCTTCCCTGTCTTGGCCAAGACAGAACAGAAATGTCTTTTTCTCAATTATTTCAGAAAATCGACCAATCCAAGGACAGCGTCTTTAAACTCACTCACGCTAAAATCACCTTCGATCCCTTAACTGATCAAAGGTTTTCAAACTCTGATGAACCAAAAGATTCTATTTTCATCGATAAGGCAGTCGAGCTTAAGGATGTGATTTTTGAAGAACGAGCGAAAATCAATTATATCTCTTTTAAAAGACCGGTCAGCTTGGTTGAATCCGGTCCGTTCCAAATTCGAAATTGCAGTTTTGCTGAAGGGTTTTCTCTACGGAATTCGGAAAAGTTTGAACTTTTAAAAGAGAGGACAATTAGTGGTTTATGGTATAATTTATCCAATAATTTATTTCTAGGCTCTGTAGTGGTTCGACTCTTCGGAAATAACCCAAATTCTGTGAACTCTAATTTTTGTCAATTGCATTTTAACAATAATACGATTACTACTGATTTAAGGAGAATAGATTTAAATAATGCAATAGTAATGATATTCGGACATGACTTAGTACAAGTAGCTATCCGAAAGAATAAAATAGAAGCTATTAATGGAGGGGTTTATTTTGAAGCAATTGGATCTACAAGAAATGCTTTCATAACAGGCAATATCATTCGCTCAGAGGGGCTATCCATCAAAAAAAATGATGATATGAAAGAGTTTGAATTGAGGGATAACAAAATTGAAAGCCCAATATTTTTGGGTATTGACCAATTGAGATCAAATTATATTATTGACTGGAAAGACCTAAAGGAAAATTTATTCTCAGGAACCCGGTATTTATTTTTTCATCTCAATTTATACGATTCAGATACAATATGGAAAACCAATATTTATTCTGAGGAATTTGTCAAC
This window of the Aquiflexum balticum DSM 16537 genome carries:
- a CDS encoding potassium channel family protein, which encodes MRKLIFALLLIASLPCLGQDRTEMSFSQLFQKIDQSKDSVFKLTHAKITFDPLTDQRFSNSDEPKDSIFIDKAVELKDVIFEERAKINYISFKRPVSLVESGPFQIRNCSFAEGFSLRNSEKFELLKERTISGLWYNLSNNLFLGSVVVRLFGNNPNSVNSNFCQLHFNNNTITTDLRRIDLNNAIVMIFGHDLVQVAIRKNKIEAINGGVYFEAIGSTRNAFITGNIIRSEGLSIKKNDDMKEFELRDNKIESPIFLGIDQLRSNYIIDWKDLKENLFSGTRYLFFHLNLYDSDTIWKTNIYSEEFVNRYRNTHRIENEYAFNAETSLLGSFQNHYLENHNRASSNAVFVAIKDLETQRLVYLYREDPTFKTYFTWKVNQFLKIFSAYGTEPARAIIFSVYVILAFALIYLFFPNSWDAHGKNRIVDRYRFFFKYLQRNAGIHEVYLEEKRQDLLDYEEFKSMITDSEKSVPRFFAATALPLYQWAVSGTRLTAKILSKVDILKGTWEDLPASQKVWKSFLLVGGFLIALVYDLLIKVLNALMLSINTFTTLGFGEIPIKGLPRYLAIIQGFIGWFMLTIFGVSLISQLLN